A stretch of the Candidatus Babeliales bacterium genome encodes the following:
- a CDS encoding DNA double-strand break repair nuclease NurA, translating to MLDRAQLLKAFQEISSHLFQDTSHAQNIARTMWEMISDDPLFIHKIKSANAPWILPTWDGSLSAVFDASLSLPSYQVAAVDGSQVYPDRHQGVGCYLLNVGEIHLSYGFEISSMRAQTHPYVFTLYDDDTGIAQTVDMINAKREAYELDAGVTLGMRLKAQNGQMPYCVLYDGSLIFWHLESKDNALREKFLSSYLQSLERMYQERIPMASYISSPKSKELVNLVRVALCNFTYEGCTAHHAVDGLVDAHIVRSYLSNTQRTAIFYNHSPITRFYPEHLRPCFVYLNVGREIGRVETPSWVAQDTELLDRVVSIVANQALKGRGYPVCLSEAHEQAVIKGPDREFFYHILQKAGIANSRSYQVSEKALRKLRIGI from the coding sequence ATGCTTGACAGGGCACAACTTCTTAAAGCGTTCCAAGAGATTAGTTCCCATTTGTTTCAAGATACATCGCATGCACAAAATATTGCTCGTACTATGTGGGAGATGATCAGTGACGATCCGTTATTTATTCACAAAATTAAATCTGCGAATGCACCATGGATTCTACCGACATGGGATGGTTCCTTATCAGCCGTTTTCGATGCGTCATTGTCATTGCCATCCTATCAAGTAGCTGCAGTTGATGGATCTCAAGTGTATCCAGATCGGCATCAAGGGGTTGGCTGTTATTTACTCAATGTTGGTGAAATTCATTTAAGTTATGGCTTCGAAATAAGCTCTATGCGCGCACAGACTCATCCGTATGTCTTTACGTTGTATGATGATGACACTGGTATTGCTCAAACGGTTGATATGATCAATGCAAAGCGCGAAGCGTATGAGCTTGATGCGGGTGTAACATTAGGCATGAGACTCAAAGCTCAGAATGGTCAAATGCCGTATTGTGTGTTGTATGATGGGTCGTTGATTTTCTGGCATTTGGAATCCAAAGATAATGCGTTGCGTGAGAAATTTTTATCGTCCTATCTTCAGAGTCTTGAGCGTATGTATCAAGAGCGCATTCCGATGGCTAGTTACATTAGTTCGCCTAAGAGTAAAGAGTTAGTAAATCTTGTGCGTGTGGCATTATGTAATTTCACATACGAGGGGTGTACGGCTCATCATGCAGTCGATGGATTAGTGGATGCGCATATTGTGCGTTCGTACTTATCTAATACCCAGCGCACTGCGATTTTTTATAATCATTCCCCTATTACTCGATTTTATCCAGAGCATTTGCGTCCATGTTTTGTATACCTCAATGTAGGACGCGAGATAGGCCGCGTTGAGACTCCGTCGTGGGTGGCCCAGGATACAGAACTGTTAGATCGTGTTGTCTCTATTGTTGCAAATCAAGCCCTCAAGGGACGTGGATATCCTGTGTGCTTATCTGAGGCTCATGAACAAGCAGTTATTAAAGGCCCCGATCGTGAATTCTTTTATCATATCCTTCAAAAAGCCGGTATCGCGAACAGTCGTTCATACCAAGTGTCCGAGAAGGCTCTAAGGAAACTACGCATAGGTATTTAA
- a CDS encoding iron-sulfur cluster assembly scaffold protein has product MTSKSDSLSRSLYNERIVDYFRNPRYYGTVAHPDFFALASDETCGDSIAYQGKIEDGIVSEIAFTGKGCMISQATASLLAEAIIGKPVVEIQRMDETSIRELIQLNLGPNRIRCALLALKALHRGLSDYEKKAV; this is encoded by the coding sequence ATGACATCAAAATCAGATTCATTGTCTCGTTCATTGTATAACGAACGCATTGTCGATTACTTTAGGAATCCTCGTTATTACGGAACTGTTGCGCACCCAGATTTCTTTGCACTCGCAAGCGATGAAACCTGCGGTGATTCCATTGCGTATCAAGGAAAAATAGAAGATGGTATTGTTTCAGAGATAGCATTTACGGGTAAAGGGTGCATGATTAGCCAGGCAACTGCATCACTATTAGCGGAAGCGATTATTGGCAAACCGGTAGTAGAAATACAGCGCATGGATGAGACATCTATTCGTGAATTAATTCAATTGAATCTTGGTCCTAATCGGATACGGTGTGCACTTCTTGCACTCAAAGCATTGCATAGAGGGCTCAGCGATTACGAAAAAAAGGCAGTCTAA